One region of Novipirellula artificiosorum genomic DNA includes:
- a CDS encoding C40 family peptidase — MKLSTTMFTLLTTACVLSFAGCKDAGTPATSAPEAAASNDDGTHVHADGTEHAPHGAHGVGPHDGTIADWGGGKYHVEFTVDHDKQEGTVYILGADEKSPVPIEAESIDLSINDPVMQVSLKAAPQSSDPAGKASRFIGNHASLGVVQEYAGTIGGVVDGTPYSGDFTEEAHGDHEH, encoded by the coding sequence ATGAAACTTTCAACTACGATGTTCACTCTCTTGACAACCGCGTGCGTCTTAAGCTTCGCCGGCTGCAAGGACGCAGGAACCCCAGCGACGTCGGCTCCCGAAGCGGCGGCGTCCAATGACGATGGTACGCACGTCCATGCCGATGGCACCGAACACGCGCCGCACGGAGCGCACGGTGTGGGGCCACACGATGGCACCATCGCCGATTGGGGTGGTGGTAAATATCATGTCGAATTCACCGTCGATCACGACAAGCAAGAAGGCACAGTTTATATCCTCGGTGCCGACGAGAAGTCGCCCGTTCCCATCGAAGCCGAGTCGATCGATCTGAGCATCAATGATCCCGTAATGCAAGTGAGTCTGAAAGCTGCACCACAAAGCAGCGACCCAGCAGGCAAAGCGTCACGCTTCATCGGTAACCACGCGAGTCTAGGCGTCGTTCAGGAATATGCAGGAACGATTGGTGGAGTAGTCGACGGCACGCCCTATTCCGGTGACTTTACCGAAGAGGCTCACGGCGACCACGAACACTAA
- a CDS encoding endonuclease/exonuclease/phosphatase family protein: MTISRRQFCGAVGASLTVANANLFADEPKPKPLRVIAYNIYKLTGWPNERNLAKQAVAKGQMARRLAMELALYDPDIINFSESPSEKLTKEVAELLGMNHVRFPSGGNWPGTLLSKFEIIESQNAPMKTERPKELFTRHWGRATVKLPSDEKLIVHSAHLYPTADPTVRLREIRAMIESMKPDLDAKRSMLLIGDLNHGPDTDEYKLWIDAGWVDTFAKVGKGDGPTIKSDIPQWRIDYVMAAGPIADRVVESKPLFEGAFRLNINDEESFALSDHLPQLAVFEWK, encoded by the coding sequence ATGACGATTTCACGACGACAATTTTGCGGAGCAGTTGGAGCGAGTCTCACCGTAGCCAACGCAAACTTGTTCGCTGATGAGCCGAAGCCCAAGCCGCTTCGAGTGATCGCCTACAACATTTATAAGCTGACTGGCTGGCCAAACGAACGTAACTTGGCGAAGCAAGCTGTTGCCAAAGGCCAGATGGCAAGGCGGCTGGCGATGGAGCTAGCTCTCTATGACCCCGATATCATCAACTTCTCAGAATCACCCAGCGAAAAGCTCACCAAGGAAGTTGCCGAACTGCTGGGAATGAATCACGTTCGATTCCCCAGCGGCGGCAATTGGCCGGGAACACTGCTGAGTAAATTCGAGATCATCGAGTCTCAGAACGCACCAATGAAGACCGAGAGACCTAAAGAGTTGTTCACCCGACATTGGGGAAGAGCTACGGTCAAATTGCCGAGCGACGAAAAGCTGATCGTGCATTCGGCACATCTTTACCCGACCGCCGATCCCACGGTTCGACTGAGAGAGATTCGAGCGATGATCGAATCAATGAAACCGGATCTCGATGCCAAACGGTCGATGCTTTTGATCGGCGATCTGAACCACGGCCCCGACACTGATGAGTACAAACTTTGGATTGACGCTGGTTGGGTGGATACGTTCGCCAAGGTTGGGAAAGGCGATGGCCCCACGATAAAGTCTGACATTCCCCAGTGGCGAATCGATTACGTCATGGCGGCTGGACCAATCGCAGATCGGGTTGTTGAATCGAAGCCGTTGTTTGAGGGAGCTTTTCGGCTGAATATAAACGACGAGGAATCCTTTGCGTTGAGTGATCACTTGCCGCAGTTGGCTGTGTTCGAGTGGAAATAG
- the tnpB gene encoding IS66 family insertion sequence element accessory protein TnpB (TnpB, as the term is used for proteins encoded by IS66 family insertion elements, is considered an accessory protein, since TnpC, encoded by a neighboring gene, is a DDE family transposase.), with translation MDPLSGQLFLFINRRCDKMKILYWDGDGLAIWYRRLEQGTFQFPKIAEGLG, from the coding sequence ATGGATCCGTTGTCCGGTCAACTGTTTCTGTTTATCAATCGAAGATGTGACAAGATGAAGATCTTGTACTGGGACGGTGACGGACTCGCCATCTGGTATCGAAGACTTGAACAGGGAACGTTTCAGTTTCCAAAAATCGCAGAAGGTCTCGGTTGA
- a CDS encoding efflux RND transporter permease subunit, giving the protein ALPTAFIGGVMALVITQQNLTVASLVGFISLGGIAVRNGILLVTHYFHLMQEEGEEFSQAMIMRGSLERLAPVLMTALTAGIGLMPLVLGGQEPGREILYPVATVILGGLITSTFCEFLIHPGLFWKFSGKDAAYLALHETEEGEFGMK; this is encoded by the coding sequence ATGCCTTACCCACTGCATTCATTGGTGGCGTGATGGCGTTGGTGATTACACAACAAAATTTGACCGTGGCCAGTCTCGTTGGTTTCATTTCGCTCGGGGGCATCGCGGTCCGAAACGGCATCTTGTTAGTGACACATTACTTTCATTTGATGCAGGAAGAGGGCGAAGAGTTTTCGCAAGCGATGATCATGCGAGGTAGCCTCGAACGACTCGCTCCCGTGTTGATGACAGCATTAACTGCAGGCATTGGTTTGATGCCGTTGGTGCTTGGTGGCCAAGAGCCTGGACGGGAAATACTGTATCCCGTCGCTACCGTGATTCTCGGCGGACTAATCACGTCTACATTCTGCGAATTTCTGATCCATCCTGGATTGTTTTGGAAATTCAGTGGAAAGGACGCTGCCTACTTGGCATTACACGAAACGGAGGAGGGCGAATTTGGAATGAAGTGA
- a CDS encoding RNA polymerase sigma factor has product SEDLNELAVEAIRLCRLLLDLLPDSEVTGLLALMLLHESRRGARFDEAGEIVLLQDQDRRRWNGGMIDEGQRLVEQSLRSGRFGFYTLQAAISAVHATAESSDQTDWPQIIALYDLLLRVRPSPVIELNRAVAVAMLRGPDAGLVLIDRLVDGGELDRYALAHSARGELLVRSSKIALAIEAFERAESMTKNPAEQRFLRRKLADCRSML; this is encoded by the coding sequence AGCGAAGACCTGAATGAATTGGCCGTTGAGGCGATTCGACTTTGTCGGTTGCTTCTTGATTTACTACCAGATTCCGAAGTCACGGGGCTGCTCGCGTTGATGTTACTGCATGAATCACGTCGCGGAGCGAGATTCGACGAGGCCGGCGAGATTGTGTTGTTGCAAGATCAGGATCGTCGCCGGTGGAACGGAGGGATGATCGATGAAGGCCAACGCCTGGTCGAGCAATCATTGCGTTCTGGTCGCTTCGGTTTCTATACGCTGCAAGCGGCAATTTCTGCGGTGCATGCCACCGCCGAATCATCCGATCAAACCGACTGGCCGCAAATCATCGCACTCTATGACCTCTTGCTCCGAGTTCGTCCATCGCCAGTCATTGAACTCAACCGTGCGGTCGCCGTCGCGATGCTGCGCGGCCCGGATGCCGGGCTTGTCCTGATTGATCGTCTCGTCGACGGTGGTGAACTGGACCGATACGCATTGGCTCACTCGGCTCGTGGCGAGTTGCTGGTTCGCTCAAGCAAGATTGCACTGGCAATCGAAGCCTTCGAGCGAGCTGAATCGATGACCAAAAACCCCGCCGAACAGCGGTTTTTGCGGCGAAAGCTGGCCGACTGTCGCTCGATGCTCTGA